The following coding sequences lie in one Nakaseomyces glabratus chromosome K, complete sequence genomic window:
- the NST1 gene encoding Nst1p (CAGL0K09834g~Ortholog(s) have role in response to salt stress and cytoplasm localization), translated as MPSGSKSKKKKSKSKGGVKKHAVEKVAPPIEAEIMDERDESDYPTSRVIKRGPNGDVIVESLPDKSTSGKKSKKKGKLSDLEVSESAKQMGITLDSHWESLSPDEKKNILRIEKEEVLEIIRNYQNDHNCSCSVCGRRHMAMNQEMERMYNLLYELEEQRDPDMNPVKFHLGIIKELQISKNKQILDQTEGPNDNTTHEEVVKNFLSSDIADKLKEEVHQFKQKQLSKQECNRPSSLANDNIEEEIPCAQIPQANEEAMTKDIQKTLEQLSVVEPVSKINVIQEDDLGEIKEENKEYLKFTESFISSQPKIAQKFIQKLDENPCMKAITDEVMQNSSYEFLDALKNLWAPNLLKIVESEDDDNLVNLNETLDPIEFTTMLHHGNPLSQQDYYDLQGAISRKVVNAFNFENRKLEHLSPLEVELFGRFMSSDQDNIFHNMLLEAYNERFKEEPFKMMSNIPQIIKAVATLTNLDGRMMDDVDENHFTSEEERYDDDITDYSDSEYEDYDSEYDDIDNGDIISDVDEPFSTLKSDQLRVNYDTNSGNINHSDNYESNSRLREVTDENEENLQYDTPQEKYNYSDHGKDHGTIADEDEDSIDEGYESSIDDMERLEEGRRLIQIAITKLLQGRIMESYHEKEADSNRLKLLKELEEEQMKKKEKEVKKIKKKEKEKEKRRLQQLAKEEEKRKKEEEERSAREEQERREMERREAQRKKVEEAKRKKDEERRRKLEEQRKREEQQEKQRKAKEEQKRKREEEKKKKEELERQLREEELMKKKEEEERLLREKERAEILKKETELAMSMKENHSSQSLSIQNQFFSNPQNSNIGMQNYFNNDLDNTNAGLGNGGPTNLGVRKNSHVLGLTQVYSDKANNSPGKNDDNNEINNEILNIINAATTAKSGSRTSMDMQALLQPPFTDNVNDQIRSSNLINDQASGMNSNGLSTNFHSPYGSNVFSGENQLSNNLQNDILTGLNADTSSTNLASWTSLPALNNLNANQHILSNNQTPLHQQKGTSPISNTMMDTKRDYLGDELSKLTTMLTTNSLNESPAFSSSNLQSSLWNDQNSSGKTPLGSNTTQIPLSQPAFLGTEPPVHRSSIWGDSSASMFNFSQRLSVPTNSNSVSSQTVPNQNIGMGSSFTNPSIWSTGSDFNVPSRDMNSGVAFTNSFSNTSPRNQFALNSGSMLQNQSQRQNIMDNIRLLSNSPQNNGYIPIDLLYQSINKQSTSDFPSFLNNVIDLERSHNYDLVKDQTGVINGVRVGSENRPVSTAFSNFHQNMDPTMKGPEHLSNSIPGTARNFEGNSYLAKEATMNIIPSSSLDR; from the coding sequence ATGCCTTCAGGTTCcaagagcaagaagaagaagagtaaAAGCAAGGGCGGTGTTAAAAAGCATGCTGTGGAGAAAGTGGCGCCTCCTATTGAGGCGGAGATCATGGATGAGAGAGATGAGTCAGATTATCCTACATCTAGAGTAATAAAAAGAGGGCCCAACGGAGATGTGATTGTGGAGTCTCTACCGGATAAGTCGACATCGGGTAAGAAGTCGAAGAAGAAGGGCAAGCTTAGTGACTTAGAAGTCTCCGAGAGTGCGAAGCAGATGGGTATCACTTTAGACTCGCATTGGGAATCTCTGTCTCCtgatgagaagaagaatattcTGCGTattgaaaaggaagaagtaTTGGAGATAATACGAAATTACCAGAATGATCATAACTGTAGTTGCTCAGTGTGTGGGCGTCGTCACATGGCTATGAACCAAGAAATGGAACGAATGTACAATTTATTGTATGAATTAGAGGAACAGCGAGATCCCGATATGAATCCTGTGAAGTTTCACTTGGGAATTATAAAAGAACTacaaatatcaaagaaTAAGCAGATTCTGGATCAAACCGAAGGGCCAAATGATAATACAACACATGAGGAAGTAGTGAAAAACTTTCTGAGTTCTGATATTGCAGATAAACTTAAAGAAGAAGTGCATCAATTCAAGCAAAAGCAGCTTTCGAAGCAAGAATGCAATAGGCCGTCCAGTCTCGCTAACGACAatatagaagaagagataCCGTGCGCGCAGATTCCGCAAGCTAATGAAGAAGCTATGACAAAAGATATACAGAAAACATTGGAACAGCTATCTGTAGTAGAACCTGTAAGCAAGATAAATGTAATACAAGAGGATGATTTGGGCGAGATaaaggaagaaaataaagaatatttgaaatttactgaatctttcatttcttcCCAACCAAAGATTGCACAAAAGTTTATTCAAAAGCTCGATGAGAATCCATGTATGAAAGCAATCACTGATGAAGTGATGCAAAATAGCAGTTATGAATTCTTAGATGCCCTAAAGAACTTATGGGCACCAAATCTGTTGAAGATTGTAGAGtcagaagatgatgataatcTTGTAAATTTAAATGAAACTTTAGACCCTATAGAATTTACAACTATGTTACATCATGGTAACCCACTTTCTCAGCAAGACTACTATGATTTACAAGGCGCAATATCTAGAAAAGTCGTAAATGCCTTCAATTTTGAGAATCGCAAACTGGAACACCTTTCTCCTTTGGAAGTAGAGCTATTTGGTCGTTTCATGTCTAGTGATCAGGACAACATATTTCACAATATGCTCTTAGAAGCATACAATGAGCGTTTCAAGGAAGAACCATTCAAAATGATGAGCAACATACCACAAATTATAAAAGCAGTTGCTACTCTTACGAACCTTGATGGGAGGATGATGgatgatgttgatgaaaATCATTTTACATCGGAAGAAGAACGATATGATGATGACATCACAGATTATTCTGATTCAGAGTACGAAGATTATGACTCAGAATACGACGATATAGATAATGGAGATATTATCTCAGATGTTGATGAACCTTTCAGTACCTTGAAGTCAGATCAATTAAGAGTAAATTATGACACCAACTCTGGAAATATAAACCATAGCGACAATTATGAGAGCAACTCACGCCTGCGAGAAGTCACGGATGAGAATGAAGAAAATCTCCAGTATGATACCCCACAGGAGAAGTATAATTATTCTGATCATGGTAAAGATCATGGTACTATTgctgatgaggatgaagataGTATTGATGAAGGGTATGAGAGTAGCATAGATGATATGGAACGGTTAGAAGAAGGCAGAAGGTTAATTCAGATTGCCATTACAAAACTACTACAAGGAAGAATAATGGAGTCATATCATGAGAAGGAAGCTGATAGTAATAGACTAAAACTTCtaaaagaacttgaagaagagcaaatgaagaagaaagaaaaagaagttaagaagatcaagaagaaagagaaagagaaagagaaaaggaGACTACAACAACTGgcaaaggaagaagaaaaacgCAAAAAGGAGGAGGAAGAAAGATCTGCAAGGGAAGagcaagaaagaagagagaTGGAAAGACGTGAAGCTCAACGGAAGAAGGTGGAAGAAGCCAAGCGTAAGAAGGATGAAGAGAGGAGGAGGAAATTAGAGGAGCAAAGGAAGCGTGAAGAGCAGCAGGAAAAGCAGCGTAAAGCGAAAGAGGAACAGAAGAGAAAAcgtgaagaagaaaagaagaagaaagaagagttAGAAAGACAATTGCGGGAAGAAGAGCTAatgaaaaagaaggaagaggaagaaagaTTGTTAAGAGAAAAGGAGAGAGCtgaaatattgaaaaaagaaactgaacTCGCTATGAGCATGAAGGAAAATCATTCCTCGCAATCGCTATCAAtacaaaatcaatttttctCAAACCCTCAGAACAGTAATATAGGAATGCAGAACtatttcaataatgatCTAGATAACACAAATGCAGGTCTTGGTAATGGCGGTCCGACAAATCTTGGTGTCAGAAAAAACTCTCACGTGCTTGGTTTAACTCAAGTTTATTCTGACAAGGCAAATAATTCACCAGGTAAGAACGATGACAACAATGAGatcaataatgaaattcttaatattatcaatgcTGCAACTACTGCAAAATCAGGATCTCGCACATCAATGGACATGCAAGCTCTTTTACAACCACCATTTACTGATAATGTAAATGACCAGATACGTTCTAGTAATCTCATCAATGATCAAGCTAGTGGCATGAACTCTAATGGGCTAAGCACCAACTTTCATTCCCCATACGGTAGTAACGTATTTTCTGGTGAAAATCAATTGAGTAACAACCTGCAAAACGATATCTTGACTGGTTTGAATGCTGATACATCTTCTACAAACTTAGCAAGTTGGACTTCACTCCCCGCCCTCAATAACTTAAACGCAAACCAGCATATCCTGTCTAATAACCAGACACCATTGCATCAGCAAAAAGGAACATCTCCAATTTCCAATACGATGATGGATACGAAAAGAGACTACTTGGGTGATGAGTTGAGTAAGTTGACAACTATGTTAACAACCAATAGTCTGAATGAATCCCCTGCATTCAGTTCAAGTAACTTGCAAAGTTCCCTGTGGAATGATCAAAACTCTAGCGGAAAAACTCCTTTGGGAAGTAATACTACACAAATTCCTCTATCTCAACCAGCTTTTCTAGGAACGGAGCCTCCTGTGCACCGAAGCTCTATATGGGGAGATAGCAGTGCTAGCATGTTTAACTTTTCACAAAGGTTATCGGTTCCTACAAATTCAAATAGTGTGTCATCTCAAACTGTTCCTAATCAAAACATAGGTATGGGATCTTCGTTCACTAATCCCAGCATATGGTCAACAGGGTCTGATTTCAACGTGCCTTCCAGGGATATGAATTCAGGAGTTGCATTTACCAATTCCTTCTCCAATACCTCTCCAAGAAATCAGTTTGCCTTGAATTCTGGGAGCATGTTACAAAATCAATCTCAAAGACAAAATATTATGGACAATATAAGGTTACTATCTAATTCGCCCCAGAATAATGGTTATATTCCAATAGATTTATTGTATCAGTCGATCAATAAGCAATCAACATCAGATTTCCCGAGCTTCTTGAACAATGTCATTGATCTGGAGCGAAGTCATAATTACGATCTTGTAAAAGATCAAACAGGTGTCATTAATGGTGTGCGCGTTGGAAGTGAAAACAGGCCGGTATCGACAGCGTTCTCCAATTTCCATCAAAACATGGATCCTACGATGAAAGGTCCTGAACATTTATCGAACAGTATTCCTGGCACTGCCCGAAACTTCGAAGGAAACTCGTATCTAGCCAAAGAAGCTACCATGAATATTATCCCATCATCGTCATTAGATCGTTAA
- a CDS encoding S-adenosylmethionine-dependent methyltransferase (CAGL0K09856g~Ortholog(s) have S-adenosylmethionine-dependent methyltransferase activity and role in protein methylation), protein MEDLTDEQVIEETLSAYKQYRDYALKEYYTPRLVKWEALPEIQRKLVPSYSSYLSNLKRCISLNADFIEGAVEFFEHASGIQGSVSRPVSRSNMEKVVSMLAQLYREWSAEASSERDILLSRLMPFLSELQGNSSSEEPLEILVPGLGTARLIADLVMHGYRSEGNEYSYYMIIMSMFMLNGGLSSKGIEIYPFVHTNSHWKERNLMFKPIRIPDFDIQSELAGNNLMQISMGSFVDCYGPNEGILGSSHYNINQEMNLKRLNSKSTKDVVVTNFFLDTSGNVIDYLLAIEHVLRPGGTWINFGPLVYHHENDNDSDINYEVDPYSGERTDHSPIPMKGIELTVDEIVAVALKLGFTMLKREDGILSGYGQLPFPESGLNGLPGYRCSYWVMKKRTELMEGAL, encoded by the coding sequence ATGGAGGATCTAACTGATGAACAAGTTATTGAGGAAACCCTTAGTGCATATAAGCAATACAGAGACTATGCATTGAAGGAATACTATACGCCCAGACTGGTAAAGTGGGAGGCCTTGCCCGAAATACAGAGAAAACTGGTACCGAGTTATTCATCATATTTAAGCAATCTGAAGAGATGCATATCTTTGAATGCTGATTTTATTGAAGGTGCAGTGGAGTTCTTCGAGCATGCAAGTGGTATACAAGGCAGTGTTTCACGGCCGGTCAGTCGATCAAATATGGAAAAGGTAGTATCCATGCTGGCACAACTTTATAGAGAATGGTCTGCAGAAGCTTCAAGTGAGCGAGACATACTGTTGAGTAGATTGATGCCCTTTTTATCGGAACTACAAGGGAATTCGAGCTCGGAGGAACCTCTGGAAATCTTAGTCCCTGGGCTGGGCACAGCCAGACTGATTGCAGATCTGGTAATGCATGGTTATAGAAGTGAAGGTAACGAGTATTCATACTATATGATAATTATGTCTATGTTCATGTTAAATGGTGGTCTGTCCAGCAAGGGCATTGAGATATACCCCTTTGTGCATACAAATTCGCATTGGAAGGAAAGGAACCTCATGTTTAAGCCTATACGTATCCCTGACTTCGATATACAATCAGAATTAGCCGGCAACAACCTGATGCAAATCTCTATGGGGTCGTTTGTAGATTGTTATGGCCCCAATGAAGGCATATTGGGTTCTTCCCATTACAACATCAATCAAGAGATGAACTTGAAACGGCTCAACTCCAAATCAACGAAGGACGTAGTGGTGACCAATTTCTTCCTAGACACGTCAGGCAATGTCATTGACTATTTACTTGCTATAGAGCATGTACTAAGGCCCGGTGGTACATGGATCAATTTTGGCCCGTTGGTATACCATCATGAGAATGACAACGATTCGGACATAAATTATGAAGTCGATCCCTACTCGGGGGAACGGACAGACCACAGCCCAATACCGATGAAAGGAATTGAACTCACAGTCGATGAGATAGTTGCAGTAGCCTTAAAACTGGGGTTCACCATGCTCAAAAGAGAGGACGGAATATTGAGTGGGTATGGCCAACTTCCTTTTCCAGAGAGTGGTCTCAATGGCTTGCCGGGTTATAGATGCAGCTACTGGGTGATGAAAAAGAGAACGGAACTAATGGAAGGTGCATTATAA